From one Culex quinquefasciatus strain JHB chromosome 3, VPISU_Cqui_1.0_pri_paternal, whole genome shotgun sequence genomic stretch:
- the LOC6042650 gene encoding eukaryotic translation initiation factor 4 gamma 3 isoform X1, translating to MQSGGGPLQPGPPVMRGLGSGTPTASQQQQQQQQQVEMQKMQGQQPPLMNQQQQYQQQQPNLYRNPGANQSTRPTRPIMTPYGHTAAPFFAPFIQMPYSRIPGHQWNYGSMPGMASAYPPQYYIQSAPILAQGQHQQTRRNPAGDNSGLVNMQQVPLPQPQPPNQQSSPMTVSHDLLVMQQLQHPQQQQPPQQTPQQVTGGGQAPMDQHQPNPAQVSVGGPQPPPNALMSQIQLASHLAATGAAPVPPKVNKKKQRGSHAIPIINPDTQEDVLDKIFNDSAPPSSSSTIAASTPGTGAPQQQQQQQQQQPPPQQQPQPPQAAATPTYNTIPPNATPELSGPPAGMGPMHHQPPPHLHHPPPLNHPPPHVHQHGPPQMQQMQMPPHDHRGGPPQVNTQQQPPPPHEISYHGTLKYVTPPPHLPHHPTPAEMTVGGTPVVSAIADGPSVEIKPYQNKKKKPTNEHTDQHQQQQQIKSLPASSMHHQQQHHHPQQQHHHHMQQHNPPPPQQQQQQQQLPPAILNESVPPPSLVYSAERYRTVSEKSIAESTLSTDAEPFVYTGPSSVVVAATTPTISNPPQAALPVRIEPEVVPPPIVAVPEVVAATPQQEVLVEEPKVTPQKQLDALVAGVEKLSVEENNSSSSSIGAGANQAGVGGHNSGNKKQKQHKKRADEAAAAAAAAAAFASETSKAPPLPAAANVVIEPTPTVAAAAIDETDRSAPVEVVVPQGLQSSASSSSLISNLVEHNNSKLDNDNIINNNNVDCTSTMITTTTTDNTTDNNNAAAAMEKKTAVAAPVKQQQQQEQPVVPEPESEFDDNKNVVVAATTTESTPPPTVAAETVPAKDTTEMAPPPSTKPAAAAMIPAKKSRSLTLIEYDADQWSPDNPSGKRKYSRDQLMQLKNAAPAREKPANLPNSLENVLVRGPGHGGGGGGGGHGMGMGGGGGQYGKSNFSEMLMPAFIKDRMGGGGGGGGGGGGGGNMGQMRQQYMPKRPSQQGNSGQSGSQSNKQSQQGMNKTGSKIIRLQLDEEVKLNVCDNAWRPRHLQTTVPEVDPDSGLDRTTQELFKKFRSVLNKLTPDNFDKLVQQVKNFVIDTDERLDGCIKLVFEKAISEPNFSEAYAKMCKEIGNIAILVSNEKRTSFKGRLLAQCQCEFERRRNDQTSAIRDNRTKLEASKGMAKEQFEELKAQLEEDELRVRRRAVGTVRFIGELFKHGQLTANIMHSCITLLIEKEVKDYDEETLECLCKLLTTIGSKMEKENNQDLGGYFDKMGDIVKHRDQYKISSRIRFMIQDVIDLRRNGWQPRRQDLNPKTMNQIQKEAETEQLQINMNYMSGGGRDRGGGGRDGDMGRGNRGGSMQGNKMSGSMGSGYNQGSLGRGGNQGSMKGGRPQQDDDGFQHVVSNSRNNRSTPIDLKKINIPGSVDTTRLGAASAYQGWKNNSNIFAALNNEESSQGGGGQGNMMDRDGGDRDRRSDRGGDRNQRDRDRSGSHNKNSGGKDSYHHHNKGSMERDRYNRYGSSSSQNDDRMASRSSREPSSGSMRPMSGQHSSNSQMHERDRDRNMGPKMSSSSQQQPLPGRSSQQRHIPQSAPAPRGGPSGSTTMSKSGSGQMYQQQQLPQFAIPKDAVRRNFPHPDASTDEKLKKFSKTVHLEMDATDIVESVKMLEEINPDYYHAAITELFMDNIERDAKSREAVVKVIAQMFEQKIVGKADYLHALEEVFKLADDLIIDLPQLYKYIATFYVKFLHGRQIDLADIQHVAQPILASYGGVMLREVLHQYEGTYGQSATVMLWLSSSLNFADFIQLGSAEKVEQYLRDHKLDYLLNSGSNALDMQTVGTQIKQFLKSGAKFVEIFGWVAEYVGPERVTSDEFIRTLTKAVIEHCIDNKTKLNVQEITKWHQILQKYIDSKPERELQAMYAIQRLVVELEHPQNLLHTILEQLYDNDVIMEGFSLWKDSQDPLEAAGKGVCLKGITQFMTMFMENSSDEDN from the exons ATGCAGAGTGGAGGAGGACCGCTGCAACCGGGACCGCCCGTGATGCGTGGGCTCGGGTCGGGAACACCGACGGcgtcccagcagcagcagcaacagcagcagcaggtcgaGATGCAAAAGATGCAGGGCCAGCAACCTCCGTTGATGAACCAGCAACAGCAGTATCAACAGCAGCAACCAAACCTGTACCGGAATCCTGGTGCGAACCAATCGACACGCCCGACGCGTCCGATTATGACGCCGTACGGCCACACGGCGGCACCGTTCTTTGCCCCGTTTATCCAGATGCCGTACAGCCGGATACCGGGCCATCAGTGGAACTATGGTTCGATGCCGGGAATGGCATCGGCCTACCCGCCGCAGTACTACATACAGTCGGCACCGATTCTGGCCCAAGGCCAACACCAACAGACACGACGCAATCCGGCTGGGGACAACAGCGGTCTCGTCAAT ATGCAGCAGGTTCCGTTGCCTCAGCCGCAGCCCCCGAACCAGCAATCGTCGCCGATGACCGTGTCGCACGATTTGCTCGTAATGCAACAGTTGCAGCATCCCCAGCAGCAACAACCGCCCCAACAAACACCGCAACAGGTGACGGGCGGTGGCCAAGCGCCCATGGATCAACACCAGCCAAATCCTGCTCAAGTCAGCGTCGGTGGCCCCCAACCGCCACCGAACGCACTCATGTCTCAGATTCAGCTCGCTTCACATCTGGCCGCAACCGGAGCCGCTCCGGTGCCGCCCAAAGTTAACAAAAAGAAACAGCGCGGCTCCCATGCCATCCCGATCATCAATCCGGACACACAGGAGGACGTACTGGACAAGATTTTCAACGATTCGGCCCCTCCAAGCTCCTCGTCAACGATCGCAGCTTCTACACCGGGAACCGGAGCCCcccaacagcaacaacagcagcagcagcagcagccacccCCACAACAGCAGCCTCAACCTCCGCAAGCAGCTGCAACTCCGACCTACAACACTATTCCTCCCAAT GCAACTCCGGAACTGAGCGGACCCCCGGCCGGCATGGGACCGATGCATCATCAACCGCCCCCACATCTTCACCATCCGCCTCCCCTGAATCATCCGCCGCCACACGTTCACCAACACGGACCGCCGCAGATGCAGCAGATGCAGATGCCCCCACACGATCACCGCGGAGGACCCCCGCAGGTCAACACCCAGCAGCAGCCACCTCCGCCGCACGAAATCTCCTACCACGGAACGCTAAAGTACGTCACGCCGCCACCGCATCTTCCGCACCATCCAACACCCGCGGAAATGACCGTCGGCGGAACGCCGGTCGTGTCTGCCATCGCCGACGGACCCTCGGTAGAAATCAAACCCTACcagaacaagaagaagaagccaACGAACGAGCACACTGaccagcatcagcagcagcagcagattaaATCTCTTCCAGCGTCCAGCATgcaccaccaacaacaacaccatcatccgcagcagcagcaccatcaCCACATGCAGCAGCACAATCCTCCCCCGccccagcaacagcagcaacagcaacaacttcCCCCCGCGATCCTAAACGAATCGGTGCCACCGCCCTCGCTAGTTTACAGCGCTGAGCGATACCGCACCGTGTCGGAGAAATCGATCGCCGAGTCGACGCTCTCGACGGACGCGGAACCGTTCGTGTACACCGGTCCGAGCAGTGTCGTCGTCGCTGCGACCACCCCCACAATCAGCAATCCGCCTCAAGCGGCCCTCCCGGTGCGCATCGAACCCGAGGTAGTGCCACCGCCAATCGTGGCCGTTCCCGAGGTGGTTGCGGCAACGCCGCAGCAGGAAGTCCTTGTGGAGGAACCCAAAGTGACGCCCCAAAAGCAGCTGGACGCGTTGGTGGCCGGAGTGGAGAAACTGAGCGTGGAAGAGAAcaatagcagcagcagcagcatcggtGCCGGAGCGAATCAAGCCGGCGTCGGAGGTCACAACAGTGGTAACAAGAAGCAAAAGCAACACAAGAAGCGTGCTGACgaagcggcggcggcggcagcagcagcagcagcatttgCTAGTGAGACTAGCAAAGCTCCTCCTCTCCCCGCTGCTGCGAACGTAGTAATAGAGCCGACGCCGACCGTGGCCGCCGCGGCCATCGATGAAACGGACCGATCTGCGCCTGTCGAGGTCGTCGTCCCTCAGGGTTTGCAGTCGTcagcgtcgtcgtcatcgttaaTTAGTAATTTAGTGGAACATAATAATAGTAAGTTAGATAATGATAAcataattaataataataatgtggATTGCACCAGTACTAtgataacaacaacaactaccGATAATACGACAGATAACAACAACGCCGCCGCAGCGATGGAGAAGAAGACTGCCGTCGCGGCGCCcgtcaagcagcagcagcagcaggaacagCCGGTCGTGCCCGAGCCCGAGTCCGAGTTTGACGACAACAAGAACGTGGTAGTGGCGGCGACAACGACGGAATCGACGCCACCCCCAACCGTCGCCGCCGAGACTGTCCCGGCAAAGGACACGACGGAGATGGCACCACCGCCAAGCACCAAGCCAGCGGCCGCCGCAATGATCCCTGCCAAAAAGTCGCGCTCGCTCACCCTCATCGAGTACGACGCGGACCAGTGGAGCCCGGACAACCCGTCCGGCAAGCGCAAGTACTCGCGCGACCAGCTGATGCAGCTGAAGAATGCGGCGCCGGCCCGCGAGAAGCCCGCGAATCTGCCCAACAGCTTGGAGAACGTGCTGGTGCGTGGTCCGGGCCACGGAGGTGGTGGTGGCGGAGGTGGCCACGGAATGGGCATGGGCGGCGGAGGAGGTCAGTACGGAAAGAGCAACTTCTCCGAGATGCTGATGCCGGCGTTCATCAAGGATCGCATGGGAGGCGGCGGTGGAGgtggtggaggaggaggtggcGGTGGCAACATGGGTCAAATGAGACAACAGTACATGCCGAAGCGACCGTCCCAGCAGGGCAACAGCGGCCAGTCCGGCTCGCAGTCCAACAAACAGTCCCAGCAGGGCATGAACAAGACCGGCTCGAAGATCATCCGACTCCAGCTGGACGAGGAGGTCAAGCTGAACGTGTGCGACAACGCGTGGCGTCCGAGGCACCTGCAGACGACCGTTCCCGAGGTGGACCCGGACTCGGGCCTCGATCGAACCACCCAAGAACTGTTCAAAAAGTTCCGTTCCGTGCTGAACAAGCTGACGCCGGATAACTTTGACAAGCTGGTGCAGCAGGTCAAGAACTTTGTCATCGACACCGACGAGCGGTTGGACGGATGCATCAAGCTCGTCTTCGAGAAGGCCATCTCGGAGCCAAACTTTTCCGAGGCCTATGCCAAAATGTGCAAGGAAATAGGCAACATTGCAATCCTGGTGAGCAACGAGAAGCGGACCAGTTTCAAGGGTCGTCTGCTGGCCCAGTGTCAGTGTGAGTTTGAGCGACGCCGGAACGATCAGACCAGTGCCATCCGAGACAATCGGACCAAGCTGGAAGCGAGCAAGGGCATGGCCAAGGAGCAGTTCGAAGAGCTGAAGGCCCAACTGGAGGAGGACGAGCTGCGAGTCCGGAGGAGAGCCGTCGGTACGGTTCGATTCATCGGAGAGCTGTTCAAGCACGGCCAGCTCACGGCCAACATTATGCACAGCTGCATTACGCTGCTCATTGAGAAGGAAGTCAAAGACTACGACGAGGAAACGCTCGAGTGCCTCTGCAAACTGCTGACCACCATCGGTTCCAAGATGGAGAAGGAAAACAATCAAGACTTGGGCGGCTATTTCGACAAGATGGGAGACATTGTCAAGCACAGGGATCAGTACAAGATAAGCAGTCGGATCCGGTTCATGATCCAGGACGTGATCGATCTGCGCCGAAACGGGTGGCAGCCACGACGTCAAGATCTGAACCCGAAAACGATGAACCAAATCCAGAAGGAGGCGGAAACCGAACAGCTCCAGATCAACATGAACTACATGAGCGGCGGCGGCAGAGATCGTGGAGGTGGTGGCCGCGACGGAGACATGGGCCGTGGTAATCGCGGTGGCAGCATGCAAGGCAACAAAATGTCCGGCTCGATGGGATCCGGCTACAACCAAGGTTCGCTTGGCCGAGGCGGAAACCAAGGCTCGATGAAGGGAGGTCGACCGCAGCAGGACGACGACGGATTCCAGCACGTTGTGTCAAACAGTCGCAACAACCGGTCGACGCCGATTGACCTGAAGAAGATCAACATCCCCGGAAGTGTCGACACGACCCGGCTGGGTGCGGCATCCGCATACCAGGGCTGGAAGAACAACAGCAACATCTTTGCCGCGCTGAACAACGAAGAATCGAGCCAAGGCGGTGGCGGCCAGGGCAACATGATGGATCGTGACGGAGGTGACCGAGATCGACGGAGTGACCGAGGCGGAGATCGGAACCAAAGGGACCGCGACCGAAGCGGAAGTCACAACAAAAACTCCGGCGGCAAAGACTCGTACCATCACCACAACAAGGGCTCGATGGAACGGGACCGGTACAACCGGTACGGAAGCAGTAGCAGCCAGAACGATGATCGCATGGCCAGCCGATCGTCGCGGGAACCGTCGTCGGGCAGCATGAGACCGATGAGTGGTCAGCACAGCAGCAATAGCCAAATGCATGAACGAGACCGAGACCGGAATATGGGACCGAAGATGTCGTCCTCGTCCCAGCAGCAGCCACTCCCAGGCCGGTCATCCCAGCAGCGACATATTCCACAATCAGCACCGGCGCCACGAGGCGGACCATCCGGAAGCACGACAATGTCCAAGTCCGGCTCGGGCCAGAtgtaccagcagcagcaactgcCACAGTTTGCTATACCAAAGGATGCGGTGCGAAGAAACTTCCCCCATCCGGACGCCAGCACCgacgaaaagttgaaaaagttctCCAAGACGGTTCACCTGGAGATGGACGCGACGGACATTGTCGAGAGCGTCAAGATGCTGGAGGAGATCAACCCGGACTATTACCATGCGGCCATCACCGAGCTGTTCATGGACAACATCGAGCGTGACGCGAAATCCCGCGAGGCGGTCGTGAAGGTGATTGCGCAGATGTTTGAGCAGAAGATCGTCGGCAAGGCCGATTATCTGCATGCCCTCGAAGAGGTGTTCAAGCTAGCGGACGACCTGATCATCGATCTACCTCAGCTGTACAAGTACATTGCCACGTTCTACGTCAAGTTTCTGCACGGCCGGCAAATCGACCTGGCCGACATCCAGCACGTGGCCCAGCCCATCCTGGCCAGCTACGGTGGCGTCATGCTGCGGGAAGTGCTGCACCAGTACGAGGGCACGTACGGCCAAAGTGCCACCGTCATGTTGTGGCTCAGCTCCTCGCTGAACTTTGCCGACTTTATTCAGCTCGGCAGTGCCGAAAAGGTCGAACAATACCTGCGAGACCACAAGCTGGACTATCTGCTAAACTCGGGCAGCAACGCCCTCGACATGCAGACCGTCGGAACACAAATCAAACAATTCCTGAAGAGTGGCGCCAAGTTTGTCGAAATCTTCGGCTGGGTCGCCGAATACGTCGGACCGGAGCGGGTCACCTCCGACGAGTTCATCCGGACTCTCACCAAAGCCGTGATAGAGCACTGTATAGACAACAAAACGAAGCTGAACGTGCAGGAAATCACCAAGTGGCACCAAATCCTTCAAAAGTATATCGACAGCAAGCCGGAACGGGAACTGCAGGCGATGTACGCGATCCAGCGGTTGGTGGTGGAGCTGGAACATCCGCAGAACCTGCTGCACACCATCCTCGAGCAGCTGTACGACAATGATGTGATAATGGAAGGATTCAGCCTCTGGAAGGACTCGCAGGATCCGCTTGAAGCGGCCGGCAAGGGTGTGTGTCTCAAAGGAATTACGCAGTTCATGACCATGTTCATGGAGAACTCGAGCGATGAGGATAATTAG